TCAAGCTTTTTAAATCCATTATGCACATTACCAAAGGTGTCTTTATACACGTGCAAACCTTGACTAGTTTTCTCATAGAGAggagtaatattttatttaaaaatcgaaCCAAGCCAATCATATAAAAAGAACTGAGGAGATTCATAATTATCTCAACCGTGATGCTCCATTTCCTTTCAAAAAGATAAgactttttttattcaaacattGTGACGTCCTAACTTAGATTTTTAtaacattcattcataaattAACAACAGAAAATTAAGGATATGTCCCTcaaattatattgttttttatCTAATCGATTTTGCTTTTTGTTTAtcctttttctattattatataaaatgagtCACCTctcacaaatttatttattttagatagaAAAAATAGAAGTGATTGGCAAAAGTAGGTAATGGTGTGCCAAAAATGAACCGATCGATAAATTGAATcgaaaaaatgttattgcttTATTGTTATTGGATTATAGGGTTAACAGttatttaatggttttataaaaaaaaaattattgggttatcgatttgatattagttttttaaattttgggttATGGAGTTAACTGATAACTCATTAAGCacataataatttactattttaatttttagtcatACATAagtatcaaacaaaaaatattgatataatcaCTATATTTGACTATAACTATAAGGACCCGACACAATTAACATTATTTAATTAACTCTGCTCTTTGCATTTACCTTTAGGTTCACAATGTCAAAAACCTAAAGAACTAAGAACGACAACGACTAGAGTTTGTAACGACGACGGCAAGGATTAGGCAACGACTAGGGCTGTGAATTGTGAGTATTTGCTATACTTTTACTATACTAATCAATATTTTTGCACTGAATGAGTAAttagatttctctttttttttttaatttcgtgTTAAATTGTTGGACTTGTCAtataattgttttaaaagcattttcttattgtttAAATCGAAAATCGAATCGTTAAAGACCAAAATCGATAAACCAAAAAccaataacaaatattttattattttaattatcgatttagcatatttaaaaaataaaaatcaataatacttaaaatcaaATCGAACCGAACAATACATCCTAGGTATGATTTGCCGGCAGAAATGGAGTGGTGGTCAAGCAATGAAGAAACCAAACTATTAAAGTGAAAAAAGTTCACACCAGTGTTGACTATCCAGACACAAACACTCCCAAACATATCAACTTTTTGGTTTTATgtaaaaagtcttttttttaaaaaaaaaaaaacaaacaaaaagcaCGTAATCAgtgaagttttgttttaaaatatgataagaCTTTGTTTGAAAAATGATAATTGAAATTGACGTAATtataagaataaataataattatatatatattgttgatgttaaatgtttttttctcttctatttgtcatttttaatatattaaaaaaaattacttttttctattttattgttaatattaattaatcaatcgTCAAATCATTTTCTACGATAAACATACACATCaatgaatattattattatggtaaaatatttatattaatttttatttttaagtgaCAAAATCCAACATAGACAATAATAAAACTAGTAAAAGTGAATAAATAGTGTAATTTGattcttttaatataaaaataaaataaaatattttagaaagtGAATCTTATCCTACTTATTAGAACGTATTTATTTTTcctataaaatgaaatatttaattaatttatcgaAGAATTTGGTTTGGCATTAATGTCgggaaaaaaaagatgaagaagtaatactcctttttattcttatttatttatctattttttatttaacagacttattaagaaaataataattgacatagtaaatttatcattttacctctattaattgatagaatttcaaaattaatttcccCATTAGGGatgttttatctttttaaaaatattaactcgctaaataaattgagaatataatagattaaaaatatattattataataacaagtaaaaagaaACAAGTAACCaattaaaattagacaaataaaacCAATTAAAGAGATTCCCATAAATAAGGTTAAAGGTTAGGGTAAAGTGGTAAGTATCACTccatgtttttaattatttgtctatttttgaattgacaaatttattaagaaaacaataattgacatagtaagtttacaattttacccctattttatgaaatagatgaattaaaaacttaagattttcaagaaattctatattttttaagtaattaattaagaatataataggtaaaaaaaatttgttatttcttgatttatcaaaattgaCACGTAATtaaggacaactaaaaaaggaaaaatgaataagtaattagggacacaTAAAGTATTTGATAAGTATTTTGCCCTAAGATATAAAATCGTAACGAACCTAATGTGGGACTTCGAATTTAGTCAGGCTCCAAAAATACGAAACGccattgagaaaaaaaaaaaaaaaaaaaaaaaaacctctgaAGTTCTATtcagtttttctttcttccctAAAAATCAAATTTCGTGTCAAGATCATGCCATGTCCGTACACTCATAACCTTCATCCAGATTTTCTTCTTTCacaattttttgggtttttagcAGACACTTTGAATTTGATTCAAAGCTCCTTTTTCGATCGATCGGTTATATAATTAAGGATGCCTTTTCCATGGAAAAAGGGGACGAAAACAAGCATTTCACAATTGGTGAAGGACCATGTAAATTCTCAAAGTGGATCTCCTCTTATGGTGGAAACCGGTTTTCCAACTTCTCTTGTCGATCTTGTTGTCAAGAATCGCCGAAGATTCAAGAAATGCTCCAAGAAAAAAATGGCCGACGACCCTTTGTTCATTACATCCCCTTCCCCTCCCCATCCCTCTTCGTCTGTAACTTTACCTTCCACTTCTCAATTCATTATTGATGATAATGAAGTTCCTCCTCTGATCCGTGTAGCTGAAGTGGAAGGTGACAAACCTGAATCTTGCAAGATGAACAACGAGAAAGAGTGGGGTAATGGTTGTCTCAGTATGAATCAGGGGTTGGTGGCCGTTTTGAAGATGTTTCTCGTGGCGGGTTTGGTTTTAGGGATGAATAATCTTGTCATGGGGGTAACCATGTCAGCcttcttgttgtttttattgGAATATTTAGGAGAACGTTTGTATGGCTTCTTTTCTGGACTACAGAGGAGGGTTAGGTTGATGATACAAGGGATAAGGGACATCTTTAGAGCCAAAGTGGTTGAAGAAGACCAAGACGATTGTGTTTTTAAGGAACCTTTGGAGCTGTCAAAGGATGGTTGCTCTGGCTTTGGAtgtcaaattcaagaaattgAGGTTGAGGATAGTCAATGTATTAGGGATGGAAAAGCGAAATGTGTAGGGGTAGATGTAATGGAGAAAGGAGAGGAATCTAGATATGATTTATGTGAATCCAAAGAAAAGAAATCTCATCGGGC
The Solanum stenotomum isolate F172 chromosome 12, ASM1918654v1, whole genome shotgun sequence DNA segment above includes these coding regions:
- the LOC125849193 gene encoding uncharacterized protein LOC125849193, giving the protein MPFPWKKGTKTSISQLVKDHVNSQSGSPLMVETGFPTSLVDLVVKNRRRFKKCSKKKMADDPLFITSPSPPHPSSSVTLPSTSQFIIDDNEVPPLIRVAEVEGDKPESCKMNNEKEWGNGCLSMNQGLVAVLKMFLVAGLVLGMNNLVMGVTMSAFLLFLLEYLGERLYGFFSGLQRRVRLMIQGIRDIFRAKVVEEDQDDCVFKEPLELSKDGCSGFGCQIQEIEVEDSQCIRDGKAKCVGVDVMEKGEESRYDLCESKEKKSHRAKMKSKMKKLVPKKFRKKKGSALERPMLLDEIDYVIEGKTETEGSSEQKMQSNGIVSSVASSIDDKTDIVEVVGSNAGESSEVFTDASVEESFNGTDDKATIVGEEELTGREHSSMYIALLLVVLVGLIGGRVLALVFTLTCCLMLKRGEGIGRFTKLPMIGCFTKKFSWNLLTHS